In Equus przewalskii isolate Varuska chromosome 6, EquPr2, whole genome shotgun sequence, one DNA window encodes the following:
- the LOC103567465 gene encoding olfactory receptor 2AG1-like, translating into MELWNSTLGSDFILVGILNDSRSPELLCVTLSALYILALTSNGLLLPVTAMDAWLQVPVYLLLSQLSFMDLAFASVVTPKTLVDHLLGENAISFGDCAFQMLVDLTLGGAEDLLLAFMAYDRYVAIYHPLNCMVLMRPKICWLIMATSWILAVLNAVIHTSYTMHFPFCMSQETKHLLCENSPLLKLACVDTSRCELMVYMTGVTFLIPTFTAILASYTFVPVATLHMSSGEGRQKALIMVSSHLTVVGMYYGTAMFMYIQPSLYHGPQQDNILSLFYTIITPVLNPLIYSLRNKEVMEAFRRVLGRLTSVQRL; encoded by the coding sequence ATGGAGCTCTGGAACTCCACCTTGGGAAGTGACTTCATCTTGGTGGGGATTCTGAATGACAGCAGGTCTCCTGAGCTGCTGTGTGTCACACTCTCAGCCCTGTACATTTTGGCCCTGACCAGCAATGGCCTGCTGCTCCCGGTCACTGCAATGGATGCCTGGCTCCAGGTGCCCGTGTACCTCCTGCTCAGCCAGCTTTCTTTCATGGACTTGGCGTTTGCATCTGTAGTTACTCCCAAAACACTTGTGGATCATCTGCTTGGGGAGAACGCCATCTCCTTTGGGGACTGTGCCTTTCAGATGTTAGTAGACCTCACCTTGGGAGGTGCAGAGGACCTCCTGCTGGCATTCATGGCTTATGACAGGTATGTAGCCATTTATCATCCTCTGAACTGCATGGTCCTTATGAGGCCAAAGATCTGCTGGCTAATCATGGCCACATCTTGGATCCTGGCAGTCCTGAATGCTGTGATACACACCTCATATACCATGCACTTTCCTTTCTGCATGTCCCAGGAAACAAAACACCTGCTCTGCGAGAACTCACCCTTGCTGAAGTTGGCCTGTGTAGATACCTCCAGATGTGAGCTCATGGTGTACATGACGGGTGTGACCTTCCTCATACCCACCTTTACTGCTATCCTTGCCTCCTATACTTTTGTCCCAGTTGCTACACTCCACATGTCCTCAGGAGAGGGAAGGCAGAAAGCTCTGATCATGGTCTCTTCTCACCTGACTGTGGTAGGAATGTACTATGGGACTGCCATGTTTATGTATATCCAGCCCAGTTTATACCATGGACCTCAACAGGACAACATCCTCTCTCTATTTTATACTATCATTACTCCAGTACTGAATCCACTTATCTATAGTCTGAGAAACAAGGAGGTAATGGAGGCCTTCAGGAGAGTACTGGGGAGATTAACTTCTGTCCAGAGACTGTAG